The Prunus dulcis chromosome 5, ALMONDv2, whole genome shotgun sequence genomic sequence aagagagaagaagaaaaaaagggagaaagaagaaagaacgaaaaaaaagaaaaaaaaaaagaagaggagaagagagaccgaaaagaaaggaaaacacaaaagaaaaagaaacattataaatatcaaaatgtatactataaaatcacaaaattgtttgtagcatggtggataaggtgtttgagagaaatgaagatgGTAGGAGTTCGAAACcccttgtgtgtgttttgaaatctccatttgtctttattttttagtgggttagcgggttgtacacgggttgacacgacccgtgacacgacccgtttaataaacgggttagataggtattatagcgggttagcgggttgacccgaaacccacccgtttattaaacgggtcagaacgggttgacccgaaattgacctgtttttttatcgtgcgggttgAACCCGCTAATTTctcgtgcgggtttcgagtcgtgtatcgGGTCGTGTCcgaaattgccacccctaCTCGCACTAAATATGTCGAGATTGATTATCACTTTGTTTGTGATCAAGTCTCTGCAGGACGCCTTAATCTCAAATTCATCTCCATCAAGGATCAACTTGTTGATATAACGACGAAGCCTTTGAGCTCTACCCGTTTCAAATTCATTCGAGACAAGTTGAGAGTTCAAGAACGCTCAACTTGAGAGGGCGTATTAGCTGTAAATATCTTACAATTACTTTTGCATAAGTTGTAGAATCTCCATGATCTCAGCTGCTCCATATCCTAATATATTTCGTAACCATCCCTTGATCACAACCCCGCTTGATATGTAACAGCTCAACTTTTGAATATTTGTAACTGTACAATCATGTATATAAATAGAGAAGAAAACCTCAATACAGTTGTGTGAGGAAACCTGAATCTTATAAGTGGCACTCAAGTTTAAATTGTTTGTGATTTTTTGTCCTATGTATTTTCTCTTATGagtaaaagagaaaaaaatttgcaCTCATCACTCCCAGAAATGTGATAATTCCATAATCATTACCTTCTATTGAAGAATAATTCACCGTTACATGATTATGTCTGTACCTTAAttttatgaaaagaaaaaatgaatgaaatctTAGAAACCAAGATAGACATCAAATAATCACCCACAATTTTatgaaggaaacaaaaaagcaatacccaaaaaaaaaaaaaaaaaaaaaggaaaaagggggCTTTTTGATAATTACAAAGAGAATACAAATGTCTttaccagaaaaaaaaaatagataaaagagaaaacaaatgtCAAAAGGAGGATAGCGAGTGTTTGAATTGTCTAAAACACAAACGAGTGCGCAGAAGACTCTTCAAGATGGCCAGAAAACGAGATGTCTTGTAGCTTTAGTAAGCCAGGAGAGATGCAATGCAATCTTGCACTGCACAGTGTCCAGCTGACAAGCAATGAAGTCATGCACTTAAATTTGACTCAGCTTTTTTGAACTTGAGCCCCCTTCCTCCTTTCTAAAGCCAGGCCACCatcctcctctttctctctcttgccaCTTCCCAACACTCCACACTTCACTCAAACAGTACACAAAACCtgcaaatctctctctctctctctctctctctctctctcatataagTTTGTACTGTCATAACCCAGTGACCTTATCCTACAGATATGCAGCCAAGCAAACACCATCACAAAACCACAAAGTAACTAGCACTATTTTGTGCTGCCCCATCACTACAACCAACAATAACTTAGCTCCATTCTCATTCAAccttaaacccaaaaaaaaaaaaaaaaaaaaaaatcagaaaacccaaaaacccagaagcttaaaaaaaaaaaaaccagttcAGAGCCTGAGATTCTCTTTACACATGTATTCCATTCGATTCCATGAGTTGTTGGGTCGTCTTGAAGTTGAAGCTGAAGCTGAACTctgttaataaattatttatttaattgggtTGCGATTGGATTTGTGAATGGGGTGCATGTTCTCTCACCTGGCTGCCAAATTTGCCTTCTTTCCTCCATCTCCACCGACCTACAAGATCCAGAAGCGCGACCACGACGGCAAGCTCACCGTCGTCGCCTCCGCCTCCACAACGACGTCTTTGCCTGTTCCTCACGCCGATGACCGTTCCTTGGACGTCTTGCTCATTGACACAAAACTCGGCAACAAGATCGTTGCTTTTTATCTCAGAAACCCTTATGCTCGCCTCACTCTGCTTTACTCTCATGGCAATGCTGCTGACCTTGGTCAGCTCTATGACCTCTTTCTCCAGCTCAAGCTCACTCTCAGAGTCAATCTCATTGGGTAAGCCCAactcctctctccctctctgtctctattttttctcttttccaatttgtgggtttttatgtttttatttttctcaaccgttaattaatttcatttacTACCTTTCCTAAAAACTTTTCATTGGGTCTGATTTTTagtttgtttcaattttttttggcaaatCTTTGGGTGTGATTTTGTTGATGGGCTTTTAGATCTATTCCTTTTTCTCACTCCATTTGTATTAGTATTAGACATCAAAGTGAAAGTGAATAAGGCCGTCGAGTTAATAGTTTTCCTAGATGTTAGTTCGTATCAGTCTTTTTCAaccttttttcccttttctaatattactttttctctttctataAAGTAATTGGTTTTTATTGTTCTACTTGGATGGAGACGCAGctttactgttttttttcttggaatTTAGTGCCTTTCTGGCTCTTCAGATATATATCATTACTctctcccttttctttttatctctttGTTCAAAAGGAATTGCTTTTTGTTGAGTATGGTTTTCTGTGGTTTTTGCGTTTTGACGATTCTGCCTTTTCTTCTCAATTATAATGCACAATCTATGACTTCTGCAGATTGGTTTTTTCACATTTGTGAACCCCCATTTCTTGAActcttatttcttttcctttgaatttttatgaTGGGATTTACTTCCATATTTCACTGATCGGGTGCAATGTGATTGATATGTAACTTCACTTGATTGGATTTGAATCTAGTCCTGATTTTGTTATGCAGGTACGACTATTCTGGATATGGAGCCTCAACTGGCAAGGTAGCTACAATCATTttatgccacatcatgtgaaTCTTGTTCTAGTTCCACCTTATTATAAGATTCTTTTTAATGGTAATACTGTTTCATATAATTCGCCTGTCGAACTGGAATTAGGtgatatatattttggaaGACATTTATTGTCTCTTACCTGAAATTAGGCTGATTGCTTCTAACTGTGTTCTAGTTTCTACATTAATCTTGTATAAATTCCTCCAAGATGGAGAAGAATTCAGCAAGGACCAATGACACTAGAACAACATAGAATGTAAGAGACCGATGGCAGGAATGTACAATGGGGTAGAATTTTGGAATTAGTTTAGTAGAATAGCAGAAAGTTTGAATGTTGAGAAGACAAGAAACACACCGACAAGTCCTTGTGCTGACACTGTCACAAACAGGGCCAAATTTGCTAGATGTTGCATGATATGGTTAATCTAAAGTTTGGAATAGAGTTAGGTTCTAGGCAGCTTTATGGGCATTGGTTTCGGTTGATTTTAAGGATTATGCTTATTCTTCTATAATGTTGGATTTGTTAGCAGCTGTGAAGTGAGATTAGAATTTCTCATCTACTGAGCTCGTCAGCGGCTGTGAAGTGTTGTTCAGTAGAAATACTAATtatgtttgttatgtttttttttcttttcctcttaatGAAATCCAGCCTAGTGAAGAGAATACATATGCTGACATAGAGGCAGTATATGAGTGCCTTGAGACTGAGTATGGAGTTAGCCAGGAAGATTTAATCTTGTATGGGCAGTCAGTTGGAAGTGGACCGACACTGCATTTGGCGGCTAAGTTGCCAAGGCTGAGGGGTGTAGTTCTGCACAGCGCAATTCTTTCTGGTCTTCGTGTGCTGTGCCATGTGAAATTCACATTCTGCTTTGACATTTATAAGGTGAAGATTATGTCTTGATTAGTTGTGTAATGCAGATGTCTAGCAAAAGCTTGATTCTGAAACAGTCTATCAAGCTATTTGTCTGCAGTTTGTTATACTGATGTCAGCAGACTGTTAGAATGATTTAATATTATGTATTGCTGAAGCTCGTTCTTCTGCTATTCTAAGCTTTTTGCTATTCTAATGTGTGCAGAACatcaataaaattaagaaGGTGAAGTGCCCTGTGCTAGTAATACATGTAAGTACTTCTTGTCTTcttgaaaatgttaaaaattataatcacACCCTTTGAATTTCCGCCGTTCTTCTCTGTCAGTGTAAAATTGTAGGAAACAGTACCATGTGAATGcataatttttgtatttttaaaacttttgtATGCTTGATAATTCTTCAAGGGCTAATGAAGTTACTCTTTCCTTCCACTTGAATTTCTTCGTATGTTACTTTTTTTGCATTAGCATCTTTTGCAGCATACCAGCATTTAagtgtaaaataaaattaggttGTATTGCAGTACTTCACTGACCCCATTGTCATCAGTTGAGTATAGACACTTTCTCCCATTTAGCAATTTATGCGAATGATTTCTTTAGCATATGAAAAACTTCATCTTCCCACGAATGGGACAACCCTGATGGCCTTTTTGTTTCGCCTGGGTAACCTTACCAGTCTGGTCAACCACTTTTCTTGGTAGTGGGGGACTTTAGATTGCCAACATAGGCTTTCTGCATCTGAGGTTCAAATTGTTTGGTTTAATATGAGCTTGTGGCTTTATGGGGCCATTGATTTCACAAGAAAAAAGTTGGTGTAGCTTTAATTTTTACATTTAAgatctcttcctctctctcttgtgAATGAAGgaggctatactatatattgTAGGCCAGTGTAAAGCTTAGTTCCTCTGAGAGTGAACTTAGCAAATAAGATAGCCTTAGAGAGGCTTAGATATGAAAGGGTTCACTTAGCCAACCCCAGTTAGTTGATATTAATCCGTAGTTGAGTTGATTTGTGGCTTGTAAATCTTTGAAAATTGTACCATTTCTATCATAAAACCACCTACATCTATTCACGTTTAGTTTTAGTTATATGGGAGATTAGA encodes the following:
- the LOC117628448 gene encoding alpha/beta hydrolase domain-containing protein 17B; its protein translation is MGCMFSHLAAKFAFFPPSPPTYKIQKRDHDGKLTVVASASTTTSLPVPHADDRSLDVLLIDTKLGNKIVAFYLRNPYARLTLLYSHGNAADLGQLYDLFLQLKLTLRVNLIGYDYSGYGASTGKPSEENTYADIEAVYECLETEYGVSQEDLILYGQSVGSGPTLHLAAKLPRLRGVVLHSAILSGLRVLCHVKFTFCFDIYKNINKIKKVKCPVLVIHGTEDDIVNWLHGDALWKMARDAYEPLWIKGGGHCNLELYPDYIRHLCRFIQEMENITTEIRLRKIWQNMRTQKRSSASCAKCCRIKLCLPKCPECRRPKCVKCCSWQLKCPACWKPGCVKCSWRPKCLKGAEPSRCIRCFHWRCCIGTHSGLNGKQDG